One genomic window of Kryptolebias marmoratus isolate JLee-2015 unplaced genomic scaffold, ASM164957v2 Scaffold105, whole genome shotgun sequence includes the following:
- the flr gene encoding tetratricopeptide repeat protein 30A isoform X2 yields the protein MATIKDGEYTATIYKLIKDRKYVEAIHILNGQLQKHTKSRAALSLLGFCYFHIQDFSNAAECYEQLTQLHPEVEEYKLYYAQSLYKAGAYPEATKALFALDSPNLHIKMVKLQTCIKYCEEDYSAAKLLLEQLPPDDPDYMFNMGCLLYQDGKHEEACRSFLTALQVLGYLPALSYNIALSYYSLKNYPQALNYITEIIERGIREHPELSIGLKTEGIDVHSVGNTLVLHETALIEAFNLKAAIEYQLKNLKGAQEALTDMPPRSEEELDPVTLHNQALINIDMKPSEGFEKLAFLLQLPSFPRVTFGNLLLLYSKHEYFDLAADVLAENAHLTIKFLSPYVYEFLDALLTCQTAPEEAFRKFDEMSSRLTEQLRRLTKQLQEARLARDDDTQKKVLQEYDLLQDKYITVLMAQAKIYWNRENFQMVEKIFRKSVEFCNDDDTWKLNVAHVLFMQNKYKEAIGFYEPIVKKHYENILNVSAVVLANLCVSYILTSQNEEAEELMRKIEKEEEQISYDDPDKKVFHLCIVNLVIGTLYCAKGNYDFGISRVIKSLEPYNKKLGTDTWFYAKRCFLSLLENMSKHMIMLRDAVVQECLQFLEHCEVYGKEVPAFIEQPLEEIQTHVGKNTVTYEARLLKSLFYEVIGWNK from the exons ATGGCAACTATTAAAGACGGAGAATACACGGCTACAATCTACAAACTG attaaagacagaaaatatgttGAAGCGATTCACATCCTGAACGGCCAacttcagaaacacacaaag TCCAGGGCGGCGCTGTCTCTCCTGGGTTTCTGCTACTTTCACATCCAGGACTTCAGCAACGCTGCCGAGTGCTACGAGCAGCTCACCCAGCTGCACCCAGAGGTGGAGGAGTACAAACTGTACTACGCCCAGTCTCTGTACAAAGCTGGAGCTTATCCCGAAGCCACCAAGGCCTTGTTTGCCCTGGACAGCCCCAACCTTCACATCAAG ATGGTGAAGCTGCAAACCTGCATCAAATACTGCGAGGAAGATTATTCTGCTGCCAAG TTACTGCTGGAGCAGCTGCCGCCAGACGATCCGGACTACATGTTCAACATGGGCTGTTTGCTTTACCAGGACGGCAAGCATGAGGAGGCCTGCAGGAGCTTTCTGACCGCCCTGCAGGTGCTGGGATACCTGCCAG CGCTGTCCTACAACATTGCCCTGAGCTACTACAGCCTGAAGAACTACCCCCAGGCCCTGAACTACATCACAGAGATCATCGAACGAGGAATCAGAGAACATCCAG AGCTCAGCATCGGATTGAAAACCGAAGGCATCGACGTGCACAGCGTGGGCAACACGCTGGTTCTTCACGAGACGGCTCTGATCGAAGCCTTCAACCTCAAAGCTGCCATCGAGTACCAGCTGAAGAACC TGAAAGGAGCTCAGGAGGCCCTGACAGACATGCCCCCGAGATCTGAGGAG GAGCTGGACCCTGTGACTCTGCACAACCAGGCTCTAATAAACATCGACATGAAGCCTTCAGAAGGTTTTGAGAAGCTGGcgttcctcctgcagctgcccTCCTTCCCCCGGGTCACTTTTGGAAACCTTCTGCTTCTCTACAGCAAACATGAG TATTTCGACCTGGCAGCTGATGTCTTGGCAGAAAACGCTCATCTCACCATCAAGTTCCTGTCCCCG TACGTGTACGAGTTTCTGGATGCTCTGCTGACGTGTCAGACGGCTCCAGAGGAG GCGTTCAGGAAGTTTGATGAGATGAGCAGCAGACTGACGGAGCAGCTGCGCAGGCTGACCAAACAG CTGCAGgaggcccggctggcccgagaCGACGACACGCAGAAGAAGGTTCTGCAGGAGTACGACCTGCTGCAGGACAA GTACATCACCGTCCTCATGGCCCAGGCCAAGATCTACTGGAACCGGGAGAACTTCCAGATGGTGGAGAAGATCTTCCGTAAGTCGGTGGAGTTCTGCAACGACGACGACACCTGGAAGCTGAACGTGGCCCACGTTCTCTTCATGCAGAACAAATACAAGGAGGCCATCGGGTTCTACGAGCCCATCGTGAAGAAGCACTACGAGAAC ATCCTGAACGTCAGCGCCGTGGTCCTGGCCAACCTGTGCGTCTCCTACATCCTGACGAGTCAGAACGAGGAG GCTGAAGAACTGATGAGGAAGATCgagaaggaagaggagcagaTCTCCTACGACGACCCGGACAAGAAGGTGTTCCACCTGTGCATCGTTAACCTGGTCATCGG GACGCTGTATTGTGCCAAAGGGAACTACGACTTCGGCATTTCTCGGGTCATCAAGAGCCTGGAGCCTTACAACAAGAAG ttGGGGACGGACACGTGGTTCTACGCCAAGCGGTGTTTCCTGTCCCTGCTGGAGAACATGTCCAAACACATGATCATGCTGCGGGACGCCGTGGTCCAGGAGTGTCTTCAGTTCCTGGAGCACTGCGAGG TGTATGGGAAGGAGGTCCCGGCCTTCATCGAGCAGCCTCTGGAGGAGATCCAGACCCACGTCGGGAAGAACACGGTGACCTACGAGGCCCGGCTGCTGAAGTCTCTGTTCTACGAGGTGATTGGCTGGAACAAGTGA
- the flr gene encoding tetratricopeptide repeat protein 30A isoform X1, with translation MATIKDGEYTATIYKLIKDRKYVEAIHILNGQLQKHTKSRAALSLLGFCYFHIQDFSNAAECYEQLTQLHPEVEEYKLYYAQSLYKAGAYPEATKALFALDSPNLHIKMVKLQTCIKYCEEDYSAAKLLLEQLPPDDPDYMFNMGCLLYQDGKHEEACRSFLTALQVLGYLPALSYNIALSYYSLKNYPQALNYITEIIERGIREHPELSIGLKTEGIDVHSVGNTLVLHETALIEAFNLKAAIEYQLKNLKGAQEALTDMPPRSEEELDPVTLHNQALINIDMKPSEGFEKLAFLLQLPSFPRVTFGNLLLLYSKHEYFDLAADVLAENAHLTIKFLSPYVYEFLDALLTCQTAPEEAFRKFDEMSSRLTEQLRRLTKQLQEARLARDDDTQKKVLQEYDLLQDKYITVLMAQAKIYWNRENFQMVEKIFRKSVEFCNDDDTWKLNVAHVLFMQNKYKEAIGFYEPIVKKHYENVEQCNIQECPCKCKPSILNVSAVVLANLCVSYILTSQNEEAEELMRKIEKEEEQISYDDPDKKVFHLCIVNLVIGTLYCAKGNYDFGISRVIKSLEPYNKKLGTDTWFYAKRCFLSLLENMSKHMIMLRDAVVQECLQFLEHCEVYGKEVPAFIEQPLEEIQTHVGKNTVTYEARLLKSLFYEVIGWNK, from the exons ATGGCAACTATTAAAGACGGAGAATACACGGCTACAATCTACAAACTG attaaagacagaaaatatgttGAAGCGATTCACATCCTGAACGGCCAacttcagaaacacacaaag TCCAGGGCGGCGCTGTCTCTCCTGGGTTTCTGCTACTTTCACATCCAGGACTTCAGCAACGCTGCCGAGTGCTACGAGCAGCTCACCCAGCTGCACCCAGAGGTGGAGGAGTACAAACTGTACTACGCCCAGTCTCTGTACAAAGCTGGAGCTTATCCCGAAGCCACCAAGGCCTTGTTTGCCCTGGACAGCCCCAACCTTCACATCAAG ATGGTGAAGCTGCAAACCTGCATCAAATACTGCGAGGAAGATTATTCTGCTGCCAAG TTACTGCTGGAGCAGCTGCCGCCAGACGATCCGGACTACATGTTCAACATGGGCTGTTTGCTTTACCAGGACGGCAAGCATGAGGAGGCCTGCAGGAGCTTTCTGACCGCCCTGCAGGTGCTGGGATACCTGCCAG CGCTGTCCTACAACATTGCCCTGAGCTACTACAGCCTGAAGAACTACCCCCAGGCCCTGAACTACATCACAGAGATCATCGAACGAGGAATCAGAGAACATCCAG AGCTCAGCATCGGATTGAAAACCGAAGGCATCGACGTGCACAGCGTGGGCAACACGCTGGTTCTTCACGAGACGGCTCTGATCGAAGCCTTCAACCTCAAAGCTGCCATCGAGTACCAGCTGAAGAACC TGAAAGGAGCTCAGGAGGCCCTGACAGACATGCCCCCGAGATCTGAGGAG GAGCTGGACCCTGTGACTCTGCACAACCAGGCTCTAATAAACATCGACATGAAGCCTTCAGAAGGTTTTGAGAAGCTGGcgttcctcctgcagctgcccTCCTTCCCCCGGGTCACTTTTGGAAACCTTCTGCTTCTCTACAGCAAACATGAG TATTTCGACCTGGCAGCTGATGTCTTGGCAGAAAACGCTCATCTCACCATCAAGTTCCTGTCCCCG TACGTGTACGAGTTTCTGGATGCTCTGCTGACGTGTCAGACGGCTCCAGAGGAG GCGTTCAGGAAGTTTGATGAGATGAGCAGCAGACTGACGGAGCAGCTGCGCAGGCTGACCAAACAG CTGCAGgaggcccggctggcccgagaCGACGACACGCAGAAGAAGGTTCTGCAGGAGTACGACCTGCTGCAGGACAA GTACATCACCGTCCTCATGGCCCAGGCCAAGATCTACTGGAACCGGGAGAACTTCCAGATGGTGGAGAAGATCTTCCGTAAGTCGGTGGAGTTCTGCAACGACGACGACACCTGGAAGCTGAACGTGGCCCACGTTCTCTTCATGCAGAACAAATACAAGGAGGCCATCGGGTTCTACGAGCCCATCGTGAAGAAGCACTACGAGAAC GTGGAGCAGTGTAACATTCAGGAGTGTCCCTGCAAGTGCAAACCTTCG ATCCTGAACGTCAGCGCCGTGGTCCTGGCCAACCTGTGCGTCTCCTACATCCTGACGAGTCAGAACGAGGAG GCTGAAGAACTGATGAGGAAGATCgagaaggaagaggagcagaTCTCCTACGACGACCCGGACAAGAAGGTGTTCCACCTGTGCATCGTTAACCTGGTCATCGG GACGCTGTATTGTGCCAAAGGGAACTACGACTTCGGCATTTCTCGGGTCATCAAGAGCCTGGAGCCTTACAACAAGAAG ttGGGGACGGACACGTGGTTCTACGCCAAGCGGTGTTTCCTGTCCCTGCTGGAGAACATGTCCAAACACATGATCATGCTGCGGGACGCCGTGGTCCAGGAGTGTCTTCAGTTCCTGGAGCACTGCGAGG TGTATGGGAAGGAGGTCCCGGCCTTCATCGAGCAGCCTCTGGAGGAGATCCAGACCCACGTCGGGAAGAACACGGTGACCTACGAGGCCCGGCTGCTGAAGTCTCTGTTCTACGAGGTGATTGGCTGGAACAAGTGA